One part of the Humulus lupulus chromosome 9, drHumLupu1.1, whole genome shotgun sequence genome encodes these proteins:
- the LOC133800613 gene encoding phosphatidate cytidylyltransferase 1-like, giving the protein MKKDNTSTPLTPTGRVRHRRRSNEVVPDVSIANGGNLLVDDSNKYRSMWIRACSSVWMIGGFAFIIYMGHLCITAMIVVIQIFMEKELFNLLRRDHEERHLPGFRLLNWLFFFTAMLFVYGRILSQRLFNTITSDNFLHQFVSSLIKYHMVICYTLYIAGFVWFIITLKKKRMYKYQFGQYAWTHMIMIIVFTQSSFTVANIFEGIIWFLLPATLIVINDIAAYFFGFFFGRTPLIKLSPKKTWEGFIDASVTTVISAFLVSLFFLCDAHLAFLCIFLRFRNCSITKLNLVSYSVIK; this is encoded by the exons ATGAAGAAGGATAACACTAGCACCCCATTAACACCAACTGGTCGGGTTCGACATCGAAGACGTTCAAATGAG GTTGTTCCAGATGTTAGTATAGCCAATGGAGGCAATTTACTTGTTGATGACAGTAACAAGTACAGGTCTATGTGGATACGGGCATGCTCTTCTGTTTGGATGATTGGGGGATTTGCATTCATTATATATATGGGTCATCTCTGTATTACTGCTATGATAGTTGTTATCCAAATCTTTATGGAGAAAGAGTTGTTCAACCTACTAAGGCGAGACCATGAAGAGAGGCATCTCCCAGGATTTAGGCTGTTAAATTG GCTCTTCTTCTTCACTGCCATGTTATTTGTATATGGTCGCATTCTCAGTCAACGGCTTTTTAATACTATAACTTCGGACAACTTTCTCCATCAGTTTGTTAGCAGCCTTATCAAGTATCATATGGTTATCTGCTACACCTTATATATCGCAG GTTTTGTGTGGTTCATCATTAcattgaagaagaagaggatgTACAAATATCAATTTGGTCAGTATGCATGGACACACATGATCATGATTATTGTGTTTACGCAGTCCTCTTTCACAGTAGCTAACATTTTCGAAGGAATTATCTG GTTTCTTCTTCCAGCAACACTTATAGTTATCAATGACATTGCTGCATATTTCTTTGGGTTCTTTTTTGGAAGAACCCCATTGATCAAATTATCTCCAAAAAAAACTTGGGAGGGATTCATTGATGCTTCTGTTACAACTGTCATATCTGCATTTTTGGTAAGCTTATTTTTCCTATGCGATGCACATTTAGCATTCTTGTGCATATTCCTGAGATTTAGGAACTGTAGCATTACAAAGTTAAATTTAGTTTCCTACTCAGTTATAAAGTGA